The following coding sequences lie in one Leucobacter allii genomic window:
- a CDS encoding CocE/NonD family hydrolase: MSVSRPEPAYRVLRDLAVPLRDGARLATDVYLPEGGGPWPVLLARTPYGKGDVFQSQFILSMQFADAITEGFAVVIQDTRGRGGSEGSFTPFADERDDGYDTLEWIVSQSFSDGNVVMFGASYVGATQWAAAASGHPALRAIAPVLTSPRFREDWVLPGGAFHLAFQLQWAFEALAPVEAQRRDWDGAGAGAAAALLREMRRDPASAFARRPLLDETLLTVAPYFGSWLRRPGEPQDRLPAGPALPDGSTPLPALHVIGWNDLFAHGGLRAFERAIAPGAPAAEHQYLIAGPWSHGNMSDWQGDTWHGYDSSGAGADVQGDQLRLAAAVVAGERPDLPRVRYFTSGINRWRTSETWPLEGIGTREFRLRADGALRSPDAPPGAEDVDARPDPAVDRWIAFTSDPENPVPSVGGPSFLPGLLQGRNSGPMDQREVESRDDVLLFTSQPLPAPMQVTGIARLDFWGACDREDCDWSVRLCDVDAAGVSRVIADGHLRSRFRDAHERGLEPGVPERFSVELSPTSHVFASGHRLRLQITGSNFPRYDVNPHRMVPIPVARPHDYVRATQHVVIAPGREARLLLPVLTPER, from the coding sequence GTGAGCGTCTCACGACCGGAACCGGCATACCGCGTCCTGCGCGACCTCGCGGTCCCACTCCGCGACGGCGCCCGCCTCGCGACCGATGTCTACCTGCCCGAGGGAGGCGGCCCCTGGCCCGTGCTTCTGGCCCGCACCCCCTACGGCAAGGGAGACGTCTTCCAGAGCCAGTTCATCCTGAGCATGCAGTTCGCCGACGCGATCACCGAGGGATTCGCGGTCGTCATCCAGGACACCCGCGGACGCGGCGGGTCGGAAGGGTCGTTCACGCCCTTCGCCGACGAGCGCGATGACGGCTACGACACGCTCGAATGGATCGTGTCGCAGAGCTTCAGCGACGGGAACGTCGTCATGTTCGGGGCGTCGTACGTCGGCGCGACGCAGTGGGCGGCGGCCGCGAGCGGCCACCCCGCGCTCCGGGCGATCGCGCCCGTGCTCACGTCGCCGAGGTTCCGGGAGGATTGGGTGCTGCCCGGCGGAGCCTTCCACCTCGCATTCCAGTTGCAGTGGGCGTTCGAGGCGCTCGCCCCCGTCGAAGCGCAGCGGCGCGACTGGGACGGTGCGGGGGCGGGGGCCGCTGCGGCGCTCCTGCGCGAGATGCGACGGGATCCCGCCTCCGCCTTCGCACGGCGTCCGCTGCTCGACGAGACCCTGCTGACCGTCGCACCGTACTTCGGCTCGTGGCTGCGCCGCCCGGGCGAGCCGCAGGATCGATTGCCCGCGGGTCCGGCGCTCCCGGACGGTTCGACCCCCCTGCCGGCGCTGCACGTCATCGGATGGAACGACCTCTTCGCGCACGGAGGACTCCGAGCGTTCGAGCGCGCCATCGCTCCCGGTGCGCCCGCCGCGGAGCACCAGTACCTCATCGCCGGCCCCTGGTCGCACGGGAACATGAGCGATTGGCAGGGCGATACCTGGCACGGCTACGACTCCTCCGGTGCGGGCGCGGATGTGCAGGGTGATCAGCTCCGGCTCGCCGCAGCCGTCGTGGCCGGCGAACGTCCGGACCTCCCGCGGGTGCGCTACTTCACCAGCGGCATCAACCGATGGCGGACGAGCGAGACCTGGCCCCTCGAAGGCATCGGCACCCGCGAATTCCGGCTCCGTGCGGACGGTGCATTGCGGTCGCCTGACGCTCCTCCCGGCGCAGAGGACGTCGACGCGCGCCCCGATCCCGCCGTCGACCGCTGGATCGCCTTCACGAGCGATCCCGAGAATCCCGTGCCGAGCGTCGGGGGCCCGTCCTTCCTGCCCGGGCTGCTGCAGGGCCGCAACTCCGGCCCGATGGATCAGCGGGAGGTCGAGTCGCGCGATGATGTGCTCCTCTTCACGTCGCAGCCTCTCCCCGCGCCGATGCAGGTCACCGGCATCGCGCGACTCGACTTCTGGGGCGCGTGCGACCGGGAGGATTGCGACTGGAGCGTCCGGCTGTGCGATGTCGATGCCGCGGGCGTGAGTCGAGTCATCGCCGACGGTCATCTCCGCAGCAGATTCCGCGACGCGCACGAGCGCGGTCTCGAACCGGGCGTGCCCGAGCGGTTCAGCGTCGAGCTCTCTCCGACGAGTCACGTCTTCGCCTCCGGTCATCGCCTGCGGCTCCAGATCACCGGCTCGAACTTCCCCCGATACGACGTGAACCCGCATCGCATGGTGCCGATTCCGGTCGCGCGGCCGCACGACTACGTCCGGGCGACCCAGCATGTCGTGATCGCGCCCGGCCGCGAGGCGCGCCTGCTCCTGCCCGTGCTGACCCCCGAGAGGTGA
- a CDS encoding sugar ABC transporter ATP-binding protein: MREEPFISIRGLRKSFGRVTVLHDVDLDLAAGEVTALLGENGAGKSTLVKILTGSYRSDAGRITIGGEDATNAGIATTRRYGVRTISQELSDAPALSVSENISLGSWPMRGPFVDRRAMDRTARRVLAELGSDLDPARAAGTLRLGERQLLEIARATAGDMRAVILDEPTAALSDAEARVLFAVIAQLTARGVAVIYITHRLDEVFAIADRTLVLRDGRVALHARTAETNAEEVIAAMVGRKVEQVRYPPGSDARERPGGLTVSGLDAEGFSDVSFTAERGRVVGIYGKVGSGVVELAEALFGARPVRAGRIEKDGVRLRLSGPAAAIRAGIGFLPADRKGDALLPTRGVAENLAAPSWRRLARFGFLSRRVESAAYQRWHEPLGIRSQGEPEQRITTLSGGNQQKVLLGRWLEQGSDVLVLTEPTRGVDVGARQEIYQALRRLADDGAVVIVATSDYEDMIAIADEAHILIRGRQVAHIPGADISVASLTHAAGGAIHV; encoded by the coding sequence ATGCGGGAGGAGCCGTTCATCAGCATCCGCGGGCTGCGCAAGTCCTTCGGCCGCGTCACGGTGCTCCACGACGTCGACCTCGATCTCGCCGCGGGCGAGGTCACGGCGCTGCTCGGCGAGAACGGAGCCGGCAAGTCGACCCTCGTGAAGATCCTCACGGGCTCGTACCGCTCCGATGCCGGCCGGATCACCATCGGCGGCGAGGACGCCACGAACGCCGGCATCGCGACGACGCGCCGGTACGGCGTGCGGACGATCTCGCAGGAGCTCTCCGACGCTCCCGCGCTCTCGGTCTCCGAGAACATCTCGCTCGGCTCCTGGCCGATGCGCGGGCCGTTCGTCGATCGCCGCGCGATGGACCGCACGGCACGACGCGTGCTCGCGGAGCTCGGCAGCGACCTCGATCCCGCTCGTGCCGCAGGAACGCTGAGGCTCGGGGAGCGCCAGCTGCTCGAGATCGCTCGAGCGACGGCCGGCGACATGCGCGCCGTCATCCTCGACGAGCCGACGGCCGCCCTCTCCGATGCCGAGGCCCGCGTGCTCTTCGCGGTGATCGCACAGCTCACCGCGCGCGGAGTCGCCGTGATCTACATCACGCACCGACTCGATGAGGTGTTCGCCATCGCCGATCGCACGCTCGTGCTCCGCGACGGGCGCGTGGCCCTCCACGCGAGAACGGCCGAGACGAACGCCGAAGAGGTCATCGCCGCGATGGTCGGCAGGAAGGTCGAACAGGTCCGCTACCCCCCAGGCTCGGACGCGCGGGAGCGACCCGGCGGCCTCACGGTCAGCGGGCTCGACGCCGAGGGATTCTCCGATGTGAGCTTCACCGCCGAACGCGGGCGCGTGGTCGGCATCTACGGCAAGGTCGGCTCGGGCGTCGTCGAACTCGCGGAGGCGCTCTTCGGCGCTCGTCCGGTCCGGGCCGGACGCATCGAGAAGGATGGCGTCCGGCTTCGGCTGAGCGGACCCGCGGCGGCGATCCGGGCGGGCATCGGCTTCCTGCCAGCGGACCGGAAGGGCGACGCCCTGCTCCCGACCCGCGGCGTCGCCGAGAACCTCGCCGCACCGTCGTGGCGACGGCTCGCTCGCTTCGGCTTCCTCTCCAGACGAGTCGAATCGGCCGCGTACCAGCGCTGGCACGAGCCGCTCGGGATCCGTTCCCAGGGCGAGCCCGAGCAGCGGATCACCACGCTCTCGGGAGGCAACCAGCAGAAAGTGCTGCTGGGCCGCTGGCTGGAGCAGGGCAGCGACGTCCTCGTGCTCACCGAGCCGACGCGCGGCGTCGACGTCGGGGCCCGGCAGGAGATCTACCAGGCGCTGCGCCGCCTCGCCGACGACGGCGCCGTCGTCATCGTCGCCACGAGCGACTACGAGGACATGATCGCGATCGCCGACGAAGCGCACATCCTCATCCGCGGGCGCCAGGTCGCCCATATCCCCGGCGCGGACATCTCCGTCGCCTCATTGACTCACGCCGCAGGAGGCGCCATTCATGTCTGA
- a CDS encoding ABC transporter permease has translation MSDTLTALPAPPSLGSPKPARRRVRLPEAAALLVFLVVEIVVFSVGSPYFLSVDNFLNILTAISVTGVLAAGATVLLIAGQFDLSVGSGVAFVGLTLALAAPALGLPAAVLLSIVVGLLIGAVNGFLVTVVGVNALITTLGTMAIFRGLTVSLGEGRNIPVTGFDWAIQRPLLGIPMPVIVLAVVVAVIAVLLHQTRYGRSVYAIGSNESAARLVGLRNRGILFTAFLISGGCIVIGGLMSTSLLGSTSGTSGLGLELAAVTAVILGGTSLKGGTGTVLGTVLGLVIVGVMSNGLTLMNVASSWQNVASGCLLILAVSFDRLRQRLGARA, from the coding sequence ATGTCTGACACGCTCACCGCACTCCCCGCTCCCCCGTCGCTCGGCTCGCCGAAGCCGGCCCGACGCCGAGTCCGCCTCCCCGAGGCCGCCGCCCTCCTCGTCTTCCTGGTGGTCGAGATCGTCGTCTTCTCCGTCGGCTCGCCGTACTTCCTGAGCGTCGACAACTTCTTGAACATCCTCACCGCGATCTCCGTGACGGGCGTCCTCGCCGCCGGGGCCACCGTGCTCCTCATCGCGGGGCAGTTCGACCTCTCCGTGGGATCCGGCGTCGCCTTCGTCGGGCTGACCCTCGCCCTGGCGGCGCCGGCACTCGGGCTCCCCGCGGCCGTGCTGCTCTCGATCGTCGTCGGTCTGCTCATCGGCGCCGTCAACGGCTTCCTCGTCACCGTCGTCGGCGTCAACGCGCTCATCACCACGCTCGGCACCATGGCGATCTTCCGCGGGCTGACGGTCTCGCTCGGCGAGGGCAGGAACATCCCGGTGACGGGGTTCGACTGGGCGATCCAGCGCCCGCTGCTCGGGATCCCGATGCCCGTGATCGTCCTCGCCGTCGTCGTCGCCGTGATCGCCGTCCTCCTGCATCAGACGCGCTACGGCCGCTCCGTCTACGCGATCGGATCGAACGAGTCAGCGGCGAGACTCGTGGGCCTGCGCAACCGGGGCATCCTCTTCACCGCCTTCCTCATCTCCGGAGGCTGCATCGTCATCGGCGGGTTGATGAGCACCTCGCTGCTCGGGTCCACCTCGGGCACGAGCGGCCTCGGGCTCGAGCTCGCGGCGGTGACCGCCGTCATCCTCGGCGGCACGAGCCTCAAGGGCGGGACCGGAACCGTGCTCGGTACGGTACTCGGCCTCGTGATCGTCGGGGTCATGAGCAACGGCCTCACCCTCATGAACGTCGCCTCGAGCTGGCAGAACGTGGCGAGCGGATGCCTCCTGATCCTCGCCGTCTCCTTCGACCGGCTCCGTCAGCGCCTGGGGGCGCGCGCGTGA
- a CDS encoding sugar ABC transporter substrate-binding protein, giving the protein MHTSHRLRAIPVAALAAALLLSGCSASNAGAAQDSATINLDAPPPEVPELVAEFEDVEAGSGAGLTIGFTQLALSSPFPQALQAGMEAQAELAGIDLITCDSELDAAKALDCARQFKTQNVDGLVTFQADAASAPAICDAGPQVPVFSVDIAQEPCESAFVGAANEYAGQLIGYHLGQWFGEHERCDYDAFISLESTAVGEVNEQRMGGIRESFASVCGEIHDLKVIDTGAGGQADVALQQMTDTLTALPGADKVIVVGINEDVIVSALAAARTQNREDDLYLGVQNFDPTNCTITDAEHWLGSAAYFPEKYANLIVPNMIRAIAGEDVPEQILVPHEFINAENVREYYPDFAC; this is encoded by the coding sequence ATGCATACGAGTCACCGGCTTCGCGCCATTCCGGTCGCGGCGCTCGCCGCCGCCCTGCTCCTCTCCGGCTGCTCCGCATCGAACGCGGGCGCAGCGCAGGATTCCGCGACGATCAACCTCGACGCCCCGCCGCCCGAGGTCCCGGAGCTCGTCGCCGAGTTCGAGGACGTGGAGGCCGGGAGCGGAGCGGGCCTCACCATCGGGTTCACCCAGCTCGCGCTCTCCAGTCCGTTCCCGCAGGCCCTGCAAGCCGGCATGGAGGCGCAGGCGGAACTCGCCGGGATCGACCTGATCACGTGCGATTCCGAGCTCGACGCGGCGAAGGCGCTCGACTGCGCACGGCAGTTCAAGACGCAGAATGTCGACGGTCTCGTCACCTTCCAGGCGGATGCGGCGAGTGCGCCCGCGATCTGCGACGCCGGCCCTCAGGTCCCCGTGTTCTCCGTCGATATCGCCCAGGAGCCGTGCGAGTCGGCCTTCGTCGGCGCCGCGAACGAGTACGCGGGCCAGCTCATCGGCTACCACCTCGGCCAGTGGTTCGGCGAACACGAGCGCTGCGACTACGACGCCTTCATCTCACTCGAGTCGACCGCCGTCGGCGAGGTCAACGAGCAGCGCATGGGCGGGATCCGCGAGAGCTTCGCCTCGGTCTGCGGAGAGATCCACGATCTCAAAGTGATCGACACGGGGGCCGGCGGCCAGGCCGACGTCGCGCTGCAGCAGATGACCGACACGCTCACCGCCCTGCCCGGCGCGGACAAGGTGATCGTCGTCGGCATCAACGAGGACGTCATCGTCTCCGCCCTCGCCGCCGCGCGCACCCAGAACCGGGAGGACGACCTCTATCTCGGCGTCCAGAACTTCGATCCCACGAACTGCACGATCACCGATGCTGAGCACTGGCTCGGCAGCGCCGCGTACTTCCCCGAGAAGTATGCGAACCTCATCGTTCCGAACATGATCCGCGCGATCGCCGGCGAGGACGTCCCGGAGCAGATCCTCGTGCCGCACGAGTTCATCAACGCCGAGAACGTCCGCGAGTACTATCCGGACTTCGCCTGCTGA